From Rhizobium tumorigenes, the proteins below share one genomic window:
- a CDS encoding DMT family transporter, which produces MNSGNRDTRPLAGIALACVGYACFAMQDAIVKWLVADYEVPEILFMRSFVIVVVSGFLARYRKHPSIFKSPHRSSVVLRAALMFFAWLLFYNAARHLELAQLTTLYFSAPIIVVFLSIWILKERVDGGRWIACIVGFVGVAVAANPSHTPDLIPTAMCLVAGFFWAWSTILVRLVSRSESTLTQMYATSLLFGVACAVSFPWIWKTPDLMGWVLMLGLGAIATIGQFILYEGFRYAPASALAPIEYTGLIWAFGYGYLIWSELPAINVFAGAALIVASSVVLILWERRRVPFAAQD; this is translated from the coding sequence ATGAATTCCGGAAATCGAGATACCAGGCCGCTTGCAGGGATAGCACTTGCCTGTGTCGGCTACGCCTGCTTCGCGATGCAGGACGCGATCGTCAAATGGCTGGTCGCCGACTACGAGGTGCCCGAAATCCTCTTCATGCGCAGCTTCGTCATCGTGGTCGTCAGCGGATTTCTGGCTAGATACCGCAAGCATCCGTCGATCTTCAAAAGTCCGCATCGTTCGTCGGTCGTTCTGCGCGCCGCCCTCATGTTCTTCGCATGGCTACTTTTCTACAACGCCGCGCGCCACCTCGAGCTTGCCCAGCTCACCACGCTCTACTTCTCCGCGCCGATCATCGTCGTGTTTCTATCGATCTGGATACTCAAGGAGAGAGTCGACGGGGGACGATGGATCGCTTGCATCGTCGGTTTCGTCGGCGTCGCGGTGGCCGCGAATCCGAGCCACACGCCGGATCTCATTCCCACGGCCATGTGTCTTGTCGCAGGGTTCTTCTGGGCCTGGAGCACAATACTCGTTCGTCTCGTGAGCCGAAGCGAGTCGACACTCACCCAGATGTACGCGACCAGCCTCCTGTTCGGGGTGGCATGCGCCGTCTCGTTTCCCTGGATCTGGAAGACGCCTGATCTGATGGGCTGGGTGCTGATGCTGGGTTTGGGAGCCATCGCGACGATCGGCCAATTCATCCTCTACGAGGGTTTCCGATATGCGCCGGCCTCCGCGCTGGCCCCTATCGAGTACACCGGCCTCATTTGGGCATTCGGGTACGGGTACCTCATCTGGTCCGAGTTGCCGGCCATAAACGTCTTCGCCGGAGCGGCGCTGATCGTTGCTTCCAGTGTTGTCTTAATCCTCTGGGAGCGGCGGCGGGTGCCCTTTGCTGCGCAAGATTAG
- a CDS encoding SOS response-associated peptidase: MCNLYNVTTNQQAIRDFISVTHSREGNLEPSLNVHPDRSGPIVRLDGNGERELVMSTWGMPTPEIHLEDKPDKGVTNVRKTWIPHWQQWLGIGNRCLVPATAFSEYEQIADPVTGKKPLRWFVVDEDQPVFALAGIHTRWTGARGPIKAPRHGEHDIYAFLTTKPNKLVEPVHPKAMPVMLTTKEECETWLSAPWLEAKKLQRPLPEDRMMVLPRYTAVGGLGGIPGKTADLFG, translated from the coding sequence ATGTGCAACCTTTACAACGTTACCACCAACCAGCAGGCCATCCGCGACTTCATCAGCGTCACGCATTCCCGCGAGGGCAATCTTGAGCCGTCGCTCAACGTCCACCCCGACCGCTCTGGTCCGATCGTCCGCCTGGACGGCAACGGCGAGCGTGAACTGGTCATGAGCACATGGGGCATGCCGACGCCGGAAATCCATCTCGAAGATAAGCCCGACAAGGGCGTGACTAATGTCCGCAAGACGTGGATACCGCATTGGCAGCAATGGCTGGGCATCGGGAATCGCTGCCTCGTTCCGGCGACGGCATTCTCGGAATACGAACAAATCGCCGATCCCGTCACTGGAAAAAAGCCGCTCCGCTGGTTCGTCGTTGACGAGGACCAACCCGTCTTCGCGCTTGCCGGAATCCACACGCGGTGGACGGGAGCCAGAGGACCGATCAAGGCTCCCCGTCACGGCGAGCACGACATCTATGCGTTCTTAACGACGAAGCCCAACAAGCTAGTCGAGCCGGTACATCCAAAAGCCATGCCCGTCATGCTGACGACCAAAGAGGAATGCGAGACCTGGTTGTCCGCCCCATGGTTGGAGGCCAAAAAGCTTCAGCGTCCGCTGCCCGAGGACCGCATGATGGTGTTGCCGAGATATACAGCGGTTGGCGGCCTTGGCGGAATCCCGGGCAAGACCGCGGACCTGTTTGGCTGA
- a CDS encoding LysE family transporter has protein sequence MFYLSIAAIWAVAAITPGPNFFVVVRTALERSRTAAFGVMAGVILGTFFWGMAGWLGISSLFTAAPVAYFVLKLAGGLYLLYLGGRLLWQSYASGGHSSEATSKTAISPRQAFYSGLATNLANPKSAFFVASLFAAALPANSSWPEGMAAVAIMVAISALWYTFVLTVMRNSSVVAAYTRAKRAIDVFAGMAFVGFGAKMLTSAR, from the coding sequence GTGTTCTATCTTTCGATAGCCGCCATATGGGCGGTTGCGGCGATAACGCCGGGACCAAATTTTTTCGTCGTCGTGCGCACGGCACTGGAAAGATCGCGAACTGCAGCCTTCGGGGTGATGGCGGGCGTCATCCTGGGGACGTTCTTTTGGGGAATGGCGGGGTGGCTCGGTATCAGCTCGCTGTTCACGGCTGCACCTGTTGCCTACTTTGTTTTAAAGTTGGCAGGGGGGCTATATCTGCTTTACCTGGGCGGCAGGCTCCTTTGGCAGAGCTACGCGAGCGGCGGCCATTCGTCCGAGGCGACTTCGAAGACCGCTATTTCTCCACGGCAGGCATTCTACTCGGGCCTCGCAACGAACTTGGCGAACCCCAAGTCCGCGTTCTTCGTCGCAAGCCTGTTCGCCGCGGCCTTGCCGGCCAATTCCTCCTGGCCGGAGGGTATGGCAGCGGTAGCAATCATGGTGGCCATTTCCGCTCTGTGGTACACCTTTGTGCTGACCGTGATGCGGAACTCTTCCGTGGTCGCCGCTTACACCCGTGCAAAAAGGGCGATAGACGTCTTTGCGGGAATGGCGTTCGTGGGCTTCGGGGCCAAAATGCTCACATCTGCGAGGTAG